The Natrinema salaciae genome contains a region encoding:
- a CDS encoding ABC transporter substrate-binding protein, whose amino-acid sequence MNWSSPPSDDGVSRRSFLAAGAASAAITTSGCVDRVQSVVDQTETEQLSLSITTLPADADRQNVRIARQLEENLERAGIAVSLDTRSRSELLEAVLLEHDFDCYVGLHPADYDPDFLYEALHSTFASEAGWQNPFGFTNMYLDTLLENQRRFDGEKRKQHIESVLQALAQEKPFEPICFPDEHRVAGTDRFDGWDEGSLATRHGYLGLEPATGVEELHALVTDSRMTRNLNPLSATIRNRGTTVDLIYDSLGTEHEGEIRPWLARSWEFAEAPTDSASDSPDRDATRTVTITLREACQFHDGEPVTAEDVAFTYRFLEDTSLGRASIQSPAPRYQGHIGVIDEITVEDDYELTITVTGGREAARRVFTVPILPEHVWRDRVDQRTADGEVTAQQGRWGIVTGSNMPPVGSGPFQFDSRSEDESLVFQRFEDHFTLREDVDLPEPTVDRLRFTVDPGSISSIGRVEDGGADVTASMLNAHSLGAIPDSDAVQKLSSPSRMFYHIGFNVRNSPFSNSHFRRAVTQLIDKSTIVEDVFFGNATPASTPVTGEWVPDSLEWNGADPVTPFAGSDGQLNVEAAKAAFERAGFRYDDNGRLLGGY is encoded by the coding sequence ATGAATTGGTCCTCTCCCCCATCCGACGACGGCGTTAGCAGGCGTTCGTTTCTGGCCGCCGGTGCGGCCAGTGCGGCGATCACGACGAGCGGTTGCGTCGATCGCGTGCAAAGCGTCGTCGACCAGACCGAAACCGAACAACTCTCGCTGTCCATCACGACGCTTCCGGCGGACGCGGACAGACAGAACGTCCGGATCGCCCGACAACTCGAGGAGAACCTCGAGCGGGCCGGAATCGCCGTCTCGCTGGATACGCGATCGCGGTCGGAACTGCTCGAGGCAGTCCTGCTCGAGCACGACTTCGATTGCTACGTCGGCCTCCATCCGGCCGACTACGATCCCGACTTCCTCTACGAGGCCCTCCACTCCACGTTCGCGAGCGAAGCCGGTTGGCAGAACCCCTTCGGGTTCACCAACATGTACCTCGACACCCTCCTGGAGAACCAGCGGCGATTCGACGGCGAGAAACGCAAGCAACACATCGAGTCCGTCCTGCAGGCACTGGCTCAGGAGAAGCCCTTCGAACCGATCTGCTTTCCCGACGAACACCGCGTCGCCGGGACCGATCGGTTCGACGGCTGGGACGAGGGCAGCCTCGCCACCCGCCACGGCTATCTCGGCCTCGAGCCGGCCACCGGTGTCGAGGAACTGCACGCCCTCGTGACCGACAGCCGGATGACGCGGAATCTCAATCCGCTGTCGGCGACGATTCGAAACCGCGGGACGACCGTGGATCTGATCTACGACTCCCTCGGGACCGAACACGAGGGTGAGATCCGACCGTGGCTCGCCCGGTCCTGGGAGTTCGCCGAAGCGCCGACGGATTCGGCGTCCGACTCACCGGACCGGGACGCGACGCGGACGGTGACGATCACGCTTCGAGAAGCGTGTCAGTTCCACGACGGCGAACCGGTAACCGCCGAGGACGTCGCCTTCACCTATCGGTTCCTCGAGGACACGTCGCTGGGGCGGGCGTCGATCCAGTCGCCGGCACCGCGGTATCAGGGCCATATCGGCGTGATCGACGAGATCACGGTCGAAGACGACTACGAGCTGACGATCACCGTAACCGGTGGCCGGGAGGCCGCCAGACGGGTATTTACCGTTCCGATACTGCCCGAACACGTGTGGCGCGACCGGGTCGACCAGCGCACTGCTGACGGCGAGGTAACCGCACAGCAAGGGCGGTGGGGCATCGTCACCGGAAGCAATATGCCGCCCGTGGGAAGCGGTCCGTTCCAGTTCGACAGTCGAAGCGAAGACGAGTCCCTCGTCTTCCAGCGCTTCGAGGATCACTTCACGCTCCGCGAGGACGTCGACCTGCCCGAACCGACCGTCGATCGACTGCGGTTTACCGTCGATCCCGGGAGCATCTCGTCGATCGGTCGGGTCGAGGACGGCGGTGCGGACGTGACGGCGTCGATGCTCAACGCCCACTCGCTGGGTGCGATCCCCGACTCCGATGCCGTCCAAAAGCTGTCGTCGCCATCGCGGATGTTCTACCACATCGGGTTCAACGTTCGCAACTCCCCCTTCAGTAACTCGCACTTCCGTCGGGCGGTCACGCAGCTGATCGACAAGAGCACGATCGTCGAGGACGTGTTCTTCGGGAACGCGACGCCGGCTTCGACGCCGGTGACCGGCGAGTGGGTTCCCGACAGTCTGGAGTGGAACGGAGCGGATCCGGTGACGCCCTTCGCCGGCTCGGACGGGCAACTCAACGTCGAAGCCGCGAAGGCGGCGTTCGAACGAGCCGGGTTCCGGTACGATGATAACGGCAGACTTCTTGGGGGCTACTAG